The Limnochorda sp. LNt genome includes a region encoding these proteins:
- a CDS encoding CPBP family intramembrane glutamic endopeptidase, with amino-acid sequence MTGRRELSWALGSIAALFLVASGLGGLAAVTLGMRRPAADVAAAWMLQLVVGALGLAGRRRLRRLGDPGEQPLPVRARLRSLVGGLWFGAVLVAAQAAVNAVVMQAARLAGWEETVRRIGLAEQRSLMGLLFGTGGVWLAALVVLLVAVAPVVEETFFRGYLYRLLRGPGRVAPLPAAATSAVAFAGLHAYLVHLPALWVVGVLLALWYERHGRLSAAVGAHMGANLLTLALVLTGGMAPA; translated from the coding sequence GTGACGGGGCGGCGCGAGCTGTCGTGGGCCCTCGGCTCGATCGCTGCCCTGTTCCTGGTCGCCTCGGGGCTCGGTGGCCTGGCGGCCGTCACCCTCGGGATGAGGCGGCCGGCCGCCGACGTGGCGGCCGCGTGGATGCTGCAGCTGGTGGTCGGCGCGCTGGGGCTGGCGGGCCGCCGGCGGCTGCGGCGCCTGGGCGATCCCGGTGAGCAGCCGTTGCCGGTCCGGGCCCGGCTGCGCTCACTGGTGGGCGGCCTCTGGTTTGGGGCGGTGCTGGTGGCGGCTCAGGCCGCCGTCAACGCCGTGGTGATGCAGGCGGCCCGTCTGGCGGGATGGGAGGAGACGGTGCGCCGCATCGGGCTCGCCGAGCAGCGCTCGCTCATGGGCCTGCTCTTCGGCACGGGCGGTGTCTGGCTGGCGGCCCTGGTGGTCTTGCTGGTCGCCGTCGCCCCCGTGGTGGAGGAGACCTTCTTTCGCGGCTACCTCTATCGTCTGCTGCGCGGCCCCGGTCGGGTGGCGCCGCTGCCGGCGGCCGCGACCTCCGCGGTGGCCTTCGCAGGACTCCATGCCTACCTGGTGCACCTGCCGGCTCTATGGGTGGTCGGGGTGCTGCTGGCGCTCTGGTACGAGCGTCACGGCCGCCTCAGCGCCGCGGTAGGCGCTCACATGGGTGCCAATCTGCTGACCCTGGCGCTGGTGCTGACGGGCGGCATGGCGCCGGCATGA
- a CDS encoding cyclic-di-AMP receptor, with translation MKLLIIIVDDSDSRPLMDALNRAQIGVTRLASTGGFLLEGNTTLLVGVPDEQVDAVLAIVRSTCMRRQRLIPQPVAEMPGSAPLPIEVEVGGAIVWVLHVEQMQRI, from the coding sequence GTGAAGCTCCTCATCATCATCGTCGACGACAGCGACAGCCGACCGCTCATGGATGCGCTCAACCGCGCCCAGATCGGCGTGACGCGGCTGGCCAGCACGGGAGGCTTCCTGCTGGAGGGCAACACGACCCTGCTGGTCGGCGTGCCCGACGAGCAGGTCGATGCCGTGCTCGCCATCGTGCGCTCGACCTGCATGCGGCGCCAGCGCCTCATCCCCCAGCCCGTGGCCGAGATGCCGGGGAGCGCCCCGCTGCCCATCGAGGTCGAGGTGGGCGGCGCCATCGTCTGGGTGCTCCACGTCGAGCAGATGCAGCGCATCTGA
- the dcd gene encoding dCTP deaminase codes for MILNDREIARLAREHGMIEPFVPQQVRVLDEGTPGERRVISYGLSSFGYDLRVAREFKIFTNVNSSVVDPKHFDPKAFVDFEGDVCIIPPNSFALARSMEYFRIPEDVVCITLGKSTYARCGIIVNITPAEPGWRGYLTIEISNTTPLPARIYAGEGIAQMLFLRGERPDVTYATRQGKYQDQQGIVLPKV; via the coding sequence GTGATCCTCAACGACCGGGAGATCGCGCGGCTGGCTCGCGAACACGGCATGATCGAGCCCTTCGTGCCGCAGCAGGTGCGCGTGCTGGACGAGGGCACCCCCGGCGAGCGCCGGGTCATCTCGTACGGGTTGTCCAGCTTCGGCTACGACCTGCGGGTGGCGCGGGAGTTCAAGATCTTCACCAACGTCAACAGCTCCGTCGTGGACCCCAAGCACTTCGACCCCAAGGCCTTCGTCGACTTCGAGGGCGACGTCTGCATCATCCCGCCCAACTCGTTCGCGCTGGCCCGGTCCATGGAGTACTTCCGCATCCCCGAGGACGTGGTCTGCATCACGCTGGGCAAGTCGACCTACGCCCGGTGCGGCATCATCGTCAACATCACCCCCGCGGAGCCGGGCTGGCGGGGGTATCTCACCATCGAGATCAGCAACACCACGCCCCTGCCCGCCCGCATCTACGCCGGCGAGGGCATCGCCCAGATGCTCTTCCTGCGGGGGGAGCGGCCCGACGTCACCTACGCCACCCGGCAGGGCAAGTACCAGGACCAGCAGGGCATCGTGCTCCCCAAGGTGTGA
- a CDS encoding threonine aldolase family protein, whose protein sequence is MLKGRVDLRSDTVTEPTDEMRRAMYEAEVGDAARGDDPTVRQLEEEAAAILGKEAALLVPSGTMGNLVAMLTWVRRAEEIIADWRAHIVQSEAGGLGGVVGAMVRTIVTDDGILRPRAIEEAIRAPSVLAPRTALVAIEETHNFAGGTVWRVEEVDAAAEVAHRHGIPVHMDGARLFNAAVALGVPAARIVQAVDSVMFCLSKGLSAPIGSVLVGSRDFIEEARRRRQMVGGAMRQAGVIAAAGIVALRTMISRLAEDHARARALAERLAGTPGIRVSPPPVTNMVMVDVAGTGLSAAEFGKRLAEGHNVWALPVGPSVLRLVTHRHVDDEDVERAAQAIRAVAQSRAA, encoded by the coding sequence ATGCTCAAGGGACGCGTGGACTTGCGCAGCGATACCGTCACCGAGCCCACCGACGAGATGCGCCGCGCCATGTACGAGGCGGAGGTGGGTGACGCCGCCCGGGGCGACGACCCCACCGTCCGGCAGCTCGAGGAGGAGGCGGCCGCCATCCTGGGCAAGGAGGCGGCGCTTTTGGTGCCGAGCGGCACCATGGGCAACCTGGTGGCCATGCTCACCTGGGTGCGCCGGGCCGAAGAGATCATCGCCGACTGGCGGGCCCACATCGTGCAGTCGGAGGCGGGCGGGCTGGGCGGCGTCGTGGGGGCCATGGTGCGCACCATCGTCACCGACGACGGCATCCTGCGGCCCCGCGCCATCGAGGAGGCCATCCGGGCCCCGAGCGTGCTGGCGCCGCGCACGGCCCTGGTGGCCATCGAGGAGACCCACAACTTCGCCGGCGGCACCGTCTGGCGCGTGGAGGAGGTCGACGCCGCCGCCGAGGTGGCCCATCGCCACGGCATCCCGGTCCACATGGACGGGGCGCGCCTCTTCAACGCGGCGGTGGCCCTGGGGGTGCCGGCGGCACGGATCGTGCAGGCCGTCGACTCGGTGATGTTCTGCCTGTCCAAGGGGCTATCGGCGCCCATCGGCAGCGTGCTGGTCGGCAGCCGCGACTTCATCGAGGAGGCGCGCCGGCGCCGGCAGATGGTCGGGGGCGCCATGCGCCAGGCGGGAGTCATCGCGGCGGCGGGGATCGTCGCGTTGCGCACCATGATCAGCCGCCTGGCGGAGGATCACGCCCGGGCGCGGGCCCTGGCGGAGCGGCTGGCGGGCACGCCGGGCATCCGGGTGTCGCCGCCGCCGGTCACCAACATGGTCATGGTGGACGTGGCCGGCACGGGACTGAGCGCCGCCGAGTTCGGCAAGCGACTCGCCGAGGGCCACAACGTCTGGGCGCTACCCGTCGGCCCCTCCGTGCTCCGGTTGGTCACCCACCGGCACGTGGACGATGAGGACGTGGAGCGAGCCGCGCAGGCCATCCGGGCAGTGGCGCAGTCCCGGGCTGCCTAG
- a CDS encoding LysM peptidoglycan-binding domain-containing protein has translation MPYHSPPASAAQGTPPIIYGYYPVDYPGDRTAFNSLLTATPVNTVGAFLYRIDAQGNVSGEMDHALMDLARQRNIEVQAVIHNYWGGFDRGVVSSILTNATAQARALDQITRLVTEAGYDGVQIDLENVDPAQRQLFTQFLQRLAERLRPSGATLSIAVPAKTWDDPNNGWSGAFDYRAIGQVVDQVVLMTYDEHWITSGAGPIASMPWVSDVVRYASQTIPTHKLLVGIAGYGYDWPSTGGMATMLKASDAVRLAQQKGVPILWDAGAQVPYFSYAENGVTRVVYFENAESARYKLQLIGRHDLGGMALWRLGFEDPALWDVVEEILGGGTRPPGGEPPGEQPPGQEPPQGSRYVVQTGDTLYLIGLRYGISWQAILAANPGLDPYNLIPGQSIVIPSGSAPPGGSTYVVQPGDTLWLIAQRYGLSLDALMAANPGIDAWWLMPGQVLVLPSGTRPGQGRSYTVRPGDTLYLIGRRYGVDWQAILAANPGIDPYNLLPGQVIVLPGV, from the coding sequence GTGCCATACCACTCGCCACCGGCATCGGCGGCCCAGGGGACGCCCCCGATCATCTACGGCTACTATCCAGTCGACTATCCAGGTGACAGGACCGCGTTCAACTCGCTGCTGACCGCGACGCCCGTCAACACCGTCGGAGCGTTTCTCTACCGCATCGACGCCCAGGGCAACGTCTCCGGCGAGATGGACCACGCCTTGATGGATCTGGCGCGCCAGCGCAACATCGAGGTGCAGGCCGTGATCCACAACTACTGGGGTGGATTCGACCGGGGGGTCGTCTCGTCCATCCTGACCAACGCCACGGCGCAGGCCCGCGCGCTGGACCAGATCACGCGCCTGGTGACCGAAGCGGGGTACGACGGGGTGCAGATCGACCTCGAAAACGTGGACCCCGCGCAACGCCAGCTCTTCACACAGTTCCTACAGCGTCTGGCCGAGCGGCTTCGCCCCAGCGGAGCGACCCTGAGCATCGCCGTCCCGGCCAAGACCTGGGACGATCCCAACAACGGCTGGAGCGGGGCCTTCGACTACCGGGCCATTGGCCAGGTCGTCGATCAGGTCGTCCTGATGACCTACGACGAGCACTGGATCACCTCGGGGGCCGGGCCCATCGCCTCCATGCCCTGGGTGAGCGACGTGGTGCGCTACGCCTCCCAGACCATCCCGACCCACAAGCTCTTGGTCGGGATCGCCGGCTACGGCTACGACTGGCCCTCGACGGGCGGCATGGCGACCATGCTCAAGGCCAGCGACGCCGTCCGCCTGGCTCAGCAGAAGGGTGTCCCGATCCTGTGGGACGCGGGCGCGCAGGTACCCTACTTCAGCTACGCGGAGAACGGCGTGACCCGCGTCGTCTACTTCGAGAACGCCGAAAGCGCGCGCTACAAGCTCCAGCTCATCGGCCGCCACGACCTCGGGGGCATGGCGCTGTGGCGGCTGGGCTTCGAGGACCCTGCGCTCTGGGACGTGGTGGAGGAGATCCTGGGCGGCGGTACGCGGCCGCCGGGCGGCGAGCCCCCTGGCGAGCAGCCGCCGGGCCAGGAGCCACCGCAGGGCAGCCGCTACGTCGTGCAGACGGGCGACACCCTCTACCTCATCGGCCTGCGCTACGGCATCAGCTGGCAGGCCATCCTGGCCGCCAACCCCGGCCTCGATCCCTACAACCTGATCCCCGGGCAGTCCATCGTCATCCCGTCGGGTTCCGCGCCGCCGGGGGGCAGCACCTACGTGGTACAGCCGGGCGACACGCTCTGGCTCATCGCCCAGCGCTACGGCCTCAGCCTGGATGCCCTGATGGCCGCCAACCCTGGCATCGACGCCTGGTGGCTGATGCCGGGTCAGGTACTCGTCCTCCCCTCCGGCACCCGACCCGGTCAGGGCCGCAGCTACACCGTGCGGCCCGGTGACACCCTCTACCTCATCGGGAGACGCTACGGCGTCGACTGGCAGGCCATCCTGGCCGCCAACCCGGGCATCGACCCGTACAACCTCCTCCCGGGCCAGGTCATCGTCCTGCCCGGCGTCTGA
- a CDS encoding N-acetylmuramoyl-L-alanine amidase family protein, translating to MALTAWVGIALAALPPSAAPRLRPRPPVVVVDAGHGWSSLHRSYTGAYNRWADVHEDPLALDIARRLAGALSARGVEVHLTREGDQEPPDYNGDGEQTNRDRSYFALNLRRLRPQASQPGADLYVSIHLNASPDPSDRGTTVVYSEVGPAAEHVEESRRLAEAVYGQLTRVLPESAPPFAVNGLYMDRLALPHAVVEVVFLSNWADLQWILKAENRQTAAELVAEGIVEWWGSFPNPGAPPRPEGVPEAPRR from the coding sequence TTGGCACTCACCGCGTGGGTAGGGATCGCGCTGGCGGCGCTGCCCCCTTCGGCGGCGCCACGGTTGAGGCCGCGCCCTCCCGTCGTGGTGGTGGATGCCGGCCACGGGTGGAGCTCCCTGCACCGCAGCTACACCGGGGCGTACAACCGCTGGGCCGACGTCCACGAGGACCCGCTCGCCCTGGACATCGCGCGCCGTCTGGCAGGGGCCCTCTCGGCTCGCGGCGTCGAGGTGCACCTGACCCGGGAGGGCGATCAGGAGCCTCCGGACTACAACGGGGACGGGGAGCAGACCAATCGGGACCGCAGCTACTTCGCGCTCAACCTCCGGCGGCTTCGTCCCCAGGCGAGCCAGCCGGGGGCGGATCTCTACGTTAGCATTCACCTCAATGCCTCGCCGGATCCGTCGGACCGCGGCACGACGGTCGTCTACTCGGAGGTGGGGCCGGCCGCCGAGCACGTCGAGGAGAGCCGGCGTCTGGCCGAGGCCGTCTACGGACAGCTGACCCGGGTGCTGCCCGAGTCGGCGCCGCCCTTCGCCGTCAACGGGCTCTACATGGACCGGCTGGCCCTGCCCCATGCGGTGGTGGAGGTGGTCTTCTTGAGCAACTGGGCCGACCTCCAATGGATCCTCAAGGCAGAGAACCGACAGACCGCGGCCGAACTGGTGGCCGAGGGCATCGTCGAGTGGTGGGGGAGCTTCCCCAACCCCGGGGCGCCGCCCCGCCCGGAGGGCGTACCCGAGGCTCCCCGCCGGTGA
- a CDS encoding ribbon-helix-helix domain-containing protein: MVLQRFTARAKRIIENAVDEARRRGEPVGPLHLLLALARDETSAAARALREAGVTPEAVAGHLVEPADGTALRKEPPFDPEGKRVLERGARWAKELRHPYIGAEHVLLALLDDGAAAAADVWRALGVDVARLRERLLAQPPEPEERPGHKTQVSWVFWRSGSESRDWVVSVRLDAPTLTAVDALVRAGVAKSRSEAVFMLCRKGIEAHRELFERLAEKMASVAELEEEMRRIFAGDGGET; the protein is encoded by the coding sequence TTGGTCCTGCAGAGGTTTACGGCCAGGGCCAAGCGGATCATCGAGAATGCCGTCGACGAGGCCCGGCGTCGGGGAGAGCCGGTCGGGCCCCTACACCTGCTGCTGGCCCTGGCACGAGACGAGACGTCGGCCGCAGCTCGCGCCCTTCGGGAGGCGGGCGTGACGCCCGAGGCGGTCGCTGGCCACCTGGTCGAGCCGGCAGACGGCACCGCCCTGCGCAAGGAGCCCCCCTTCGACCCCGAGGGCAAGCGTGTACTCGAGCGAGGCGCCCGGTGGGCCAAGGAGCTCCGGCACCCGTACATCGGTGCCGAGCACGTGCTGCTGGCCCTGCTGGATGACGGCGCCGCGGCCGCCGCGGACGTGTGGCGGGCTCTCGGCGTCGACGTGGCCCGTCTACGGGAGCGGCTCCTCGCTCAGCCACCCGAACCGGAGGAGCGTCCGGGTCACAAGACGCAAGTCTCGTGGGTCTTCTGGCGCTCCGGGAGCGAGAGCCGTGACTGGGTCGTCAGCGTGCGGCTGGACGCCCCCACCCTGACCGCGGTGGACGCACTGGTGCGGGCCGGCGTGGCCAAGAGCCGGTCGGAGGCGGTCTTCATGCTGTGCCGCAAGGGGATCGAGGCTCACCGCGAGCTCTTCGAGCGGCTCGCGGAGAAGATGGCCTCCGTGGCGGAGCTAGAGGAGGAGATGCGGCGCATCTTCGCAGGAGACGGAGGCGAAACCTGA
- a CDS encoding DNA polymerase IV, whose protein sequence is MIASPADRRTGQRVIVHVDMDAFFAAVEVRERPELAGKPVIVGGSRESRRGVVATASYEARRYGVRSAMPIRRAVALCPHGIFIPARHGLYREVSEAVLAILHEFSPLVEPVSIDEAYLDMTADRARFPSLEALGRAIKERIVTAQRLTATVGIAPNKLLAKLASELSKPDGLMVIEPGDVDRVLAPLPVERLPGVGPRTGERLRRLGITTVADLRARSRSFLGSHLGRLGQVLYEFAHGIDLRPVQPRQEARSISAEQTFEHDVERADQVVARLTELCAEVGRRLRAEGWWAQAVVLKARYPDFVTVTRRTTLGRPAADDATLLETARRLLRRLPPRPGGFRLLGVGVESLTRLEQGQLWDDAGRREPDEVDRLVDAINARYRRPVVVRGRLFKSGGASRERRSGAGAGDSVPGGARG, encoded by the coding sequence ATGATCGCCAGCCCGGCCGACCGGCGCACCGGCCAACGCGTGATCGTGCACGTCGACATGGACGCGTTCTTCGCGGCGGTCGAGGTCCGGGAGCGTCCCGAGCTGGCTGGCAAGCCCGTCATCGTGGGAGGGAGCCGGGAGAGCCGGCGCGGCGTGGTCGCCACGGCCTCGTACGAGGCTCGCCGGTACGGCGTGCGGTCGGCCATGCCCATCCGGCGGGCGGTCGCGCTCTGCCCGCACGGCATCTTCATCCCGGCCCGCCACGGCCTCTACCGGGAGGTCTCGGAGGCGGTCTTGGCGATCCTCCACGAGTTCAGCCCCCTCGTGGAGCCCGTCTCCATCGACGAGGCCTACCTCGACATGACGGCCGACCGGGCCCGCTTCCCCAGCCTGGAGGCCCTGGGGCGAGCCATCAAGGAGCGCATCGTCACGGCCCAGCGCCTCACCGCCACGGTGGGCATCGCCCCCAACAAGCTGCTGGCCAAGCTGGCCTCCGAGCTATCCAAGCCCGACGGGCTCATGGTGATCGAGCCCGGCGACGTCGACCGCGTCCTGGCGCCGTTGCCCGTCGAGCGCCTGCCGGGCGTCGGGCCTCGCACCGGCGAGCGCCTGCGTCGACTGGGCATCACCACGGTGGCCGATCTGCGGGCACGGTCTCGATCGTTCCTCGGCTCCCACCTGGGGCGGCTGGGGCAGGTGCTGTACGAGTTCGCCCACGGCATCGACCTGCGCCCCGTCCAGCCACGGCAGGAGGCCCGCTCCATCAGCGCCGAGCAGACCTTCGAGCACGATGTCGAGCGCGCGGACCAGGTCGTGGCCCGGCTGACGGAGCTGTGCGCGGAGGTGGGCCGCCGGCTGAGGGCCGAGGGGTGGTGGGCCCAGGCCGTGGTACTCAAGGCCCGCTATCCCGACTTCGTGACGGTGACCCGACGCACGACGCTGGGCCGCCCCGCGGCCGACGACGCCACGCTCCTGGAGACGGCGCGCCGGCTGCTGCGGCGCCTGCCCCCGAGGCCGGGCGGCTTCAGGCTCCTCGGGGTGGGGGTGGAGTCGCTGACCCGGCTGGAGCAAGGGCAGCTTTGGGACGACGCCGGCCGTCGAGAGCCCGACGAGGTCGACCGGCTGGTGGACGCCATCAACGCCCGTTACCGGCGGCCCGTTGTGGTGCGGGGGCGCCTCTTCAAGTCCGGCGGTGCATCCCGTGAGCGGCGAAGTGGGGCAGGCGCTGGCGACTCAGTTCCCGGCGGAGCTCGCGGTTGA
- the hflX gene encoding GTPase HflX, with the protein MSPRSVGRQGEMVHIERARPALWPQGRAYLIACSEDEDLTTSLEELADLARAAGAEVVGVMVQREPVPDSALYFGRGKAEELQTAALTARATLVVADDELAPTQRRNLERVVGLPVLDRTQVILDIFAQRARSREGKLQVELAQLTYLLPRLTGWGQTLSRLGGGIGTRGPGETRLEYDRRRIKRRIAELRRQIAEVARHREQHRRGRAALEMPVVALVGYTNAGKSTLLNALSGSQVSAKDRPFETLDPTVRRVYLAEGSHCLMTDTVGFIKKLPAHLVAAFRATLEEVTRADLLVHVVDASRPDVERQMQAVFETLEEIGAATRPVVLVFNKIDRAEGASLRALLDRYPQAIPVSALYRTNLDRLREAISEALRAEEEVLELVIPYSESRLLSLLYRRGRVIEQAYLDDAIRVRVALPESFAGRLAAYEPAVTATGLAVPARRRAGAAGSRSAWRRAYFTGADAGRPDEVHGA; encoded by the coding sequence ATGAGCCCGAGATCCGTCGGGCGGCAAGGGGAGATGGTCCACATCGAGCGAGCGCGTCCGGCTCTCTGGCCCCAGGGGCGGGCCTACTTGATAGCGTGTTCGGAGGACGAAGATCTGACCACGTCCCTGGAGGAGCTGGCCGATCTGGCGCGGGCCGCAGGCGCCGAGGTGGTCGGCGTCATGGTGCAGCGGGAGCCCGTGCCCGACTCGGCCCTCTACTTCGGCCGGGGCAAGGCGGAGGAGCTCCAGACAGCGGCCCTGACGGCCCGCGCCACGCTGGTGGTCGCCGACGACGAACTCGCTCCCACCCAGCGACGCAACCTGGAGCGTGTCGTGGGGCTGCCGGTGCTCGACCGCACCCAGGTGATCCTCGACATCTTCGCGCAGAGGGCGCGCTCCCGGGAGGGCAAGCTGCAAGTCGAGCTGGCCCAGCTCACCTACCTGCTGCCGCGGCTCACCGGGTGGGGGCAGACCCTCTCCCGGCTCGGCGGCGGCATCGGCACCCGAGGCCCCGGTGAGACGCGGCTCGAGTACGATCGGCGGCGCATCAAGCGGCGCATCGCGGAGCTGCGCCGTCAGATCGCCGAGGTGGCCCGGCACCGGGAGCAGCACCGCCGAGGCCGCGCGGCCCTGGAGATGCCCGTCGTGGCGCTGGTGGGTTACACCAACGCGGGCAAGTCGACGCTTCTCAACGCTCTGTCGGGATCCCAGGTCAGCGCCAAGGACCGGCCGTTCGAGACCCTGGACCCGACGGTGCGCCGGGTCTACCTGGCCGAGGGTTCCCACTGCCTGATGACCGACACGGTGGGTTTCATCAAGAAGCTGCCGGCGCACCTGGTCGCGGCGTTTCGGGCCACCCTGGAGGAGGTGACCCGGGCCGACTTGCTGGTGCACGTGGTCGACGCGAGCCGCCCCGACGTGGAGCGTCAGATGCAGGCCGTCTTCGAGACGCTGGAGGAGATCGGCGCGGCGACCCGGCCCGTCGTGCTGGTCTTCAACAAGATCGACCGGGCCGAGGGGGCCTCCCTGCGCGCGTTGCTCGACCGGTACCCGCAGGCCATCCCCGTCTCCGCCCTCTACCGTACCAACCTGGATCGGCTGCGGGAGGCCATCTCGGAGGCCTTGCGCGCCGAGGAGGAGGTGCTCGAGCTGGTCATCCCGTATTCGGAGTCGCGGCTGTTGTCCCTGCTCTACCGACGGGGCCGGGTCATCGAGCAGGCCTACCTCGACGACGCGATCCGGGTACGGGTGGCACTGCCCGAGAGCTTTGCGGGTCGGCTGGCCGCCTACGAGCCGGCCGTGACGGCGACGGGCCTGGCGGTGCCGGCGAGGCGGCGGGCCGGCGCCGCGGGGAGCCGGTCCGCGTGGCGTCGGGCATACTTCACCGGGGCGGATGCCGGCCGACCCGACGAGGTGCATGGGGCATGA
- a CDS encoding DUF1385 domain-containing protein, with protein MSDRFYYGGQAVLEGVMMRGRNGYAVATRSTSCGIQVSRHPGEPWVRRARPLGWPMVRGVVAMAEALVIGYRALNASADRLLAEEAELGGSPPGKTSASVRLMEAASLVLGIALAVGLFVLLPAAAARWLQPHVSSSLALNLAEGAIKAGLFVAYVWAIGFLPDMARVFAYHGAEHKAINCYEAGWPLDVAHVRRASRIHPRCGTNFLFLVVLVSVVVFSVVTSFTGHPPLLERVAVHLLILPLVAGAAYELIRAAGRPSAPWWVRGLARPGMWLQRLTTREPDDAQVEVAIAALEAVLERDGVSPRPAASEQTAGQLAVVG; from the coding sequence ATGAGCGACCGCTTCTACTACGGTGGGCAAGCCGTGCTCGAAGGGGTCATGATGCGAGGCCGCAACGGCTATGCGGTGGCGACCCGCTCGACCTCGTGCGGCATCCAGGTGTCGCGTCACCCGGGCGAGCCTTGGGTGCGGCGGGCCCGTCCCCTGGGCTGGCCCATGGTACGGGGCGTCGTGGCCATGGCCGAGGCGCTGGTCATCGGCTATCGGGCCCTCAACGCGTCGGCGGATCGTCTCCTGGCCGAGGAGGCCGAGCTCGGGGGCTCTCCCCCGGGCAAGACGTCGGCGTCCGTCAGGCTGATGGAGGCGGCCAGCCTCGTGCTGGGCATCGCCCTGGCGGTCGGCCTCTTCGTGCTCCTGCCGGCGGCGGCGGCGCGCTGGCTGCAGCCCCACGTATCATCCTCCCTGGCCCTCAACCTGGCCGAGGGCGCCATCAAGGCCGGGCTGTTCGTAGCGTATGTGTGGGCCATCGGCTTCTTGCCGGACATGGCTCGGGTCTTTGCGTACCATGGGGCGGAGCATAAGGCCATCAACTGCTACGAGGCAGGCTGGCCCCTGGACGTGGCGCACGTGCGGCGTGCCAGCCGCATCCATCCCCGATGCGGCACCAACTTCCTCTTCCTGGTGGTCCTGGTGAGTGTCGTGGTCTTCTCCGTGGTGACGAGCTTCACCGGGCATCCCCCGTTGCTGGAGCGGGTGGCCGTCCATCTGCTGATCCTGCCGCTCGTGGCGGGGGCGGCCTACGAGCTGATCCGGGCGGCGGGGCGCCCCTCGGCGCCTTGGTGGGTGCGGGGCCTGGCGAGGCCCGGCATGTGGCTGCAGCGGTTGACCACCCGCGAGCCCGACGACGCCCAGGTGGAGGTGGCCATCGCCGCACTCGAGGCGGTGCTGGAGCGCGACGGGGTGTCGCCGCGGCCGGCCGCGTCCGAGCAGACGGCGGGCCAGCTCGCGGTGGTCGGGTGA
- the prfA gene encoding peptide chain release factor 1 yields MLPSHADLERRLAAVEERYDELTRRLADPGLASDPAELRKVAQAHARTGEIVESWREYRRVREAIRETRSLLEEGPVDGELRELAEAEIEALERRREEIERQLWIMLLPRDPHDDRSVIVEIRAGTGGEEAALFAADLFRMYTRYAERRGWRTELIAANPTELGGFKEVVFSVTGEGAFSRLKYERGVHRVQRVPVTEASGRIHTSTATVAVLPEPEEVEVQIRPEELEIDVFRASGHGGQHVNTTDSAVRITHKPTGIVVTCQDERSQLKNRERAMKVLRARLYDMMLRDQEQRLARERRSQVGTGERSERIRTYNFPQNRVTDHRIGLTVHRLDAVLQEGDLDEFIDALILDEQSQRLAAMQV; encoded by the coding sequence ATGTTGCCTTCGCACGCCGATCTGGAGCGACGGCTGGCGGCCGTCGAGGAGCGATACGACGAGCTGACCCGGCGACTGGCCGACCCCGGTCTGGCCTCGGACCCGGCGGAGTTGCGCAAGGTGGCCCAGGCCCATGCCCGCACGGGCGAGATCGTCGAAAGCTGGCGGGAGTACCGGAGGGTGAGGGAGGCCATCCGGGAGACGCGATCTCTCCTGGAGGAAGGCCCGGTCGACGGCGAGCTGCGGGAGCTGGCCGAGGCCGAGATCGAGGCCCTGGAGCGCCGGCGTGAGGAGATCGAGCGGCAGCTGTGGATCATGCTGCTACCCCGCGACCCCCACGACGACCGCAGCGTCATCGTGGAGATACGGGCCGGCACAGGGGGCGAGGAGGCCGCGCTCTTCGCGGCCGACCTCTTCAGGATGTACACCCGCTACGCCGAGCGACGAGGCTGGAGGACCGAGCTCATCGCCGCCAATCCCACCGAGCTGGGGGGATTCAAGGAGGTGGTCTTCTCCGTCACGGGGGAGGGCGCCTTCAGCCGGCTCAAGTACGAGCGGGGCGTCCACCGGGTCCAGCGGGTCCCGGTGACGGAGGCGTCGGGTCGCATCCACACCTCCACCGCCACCGTGGCGGTCCTGCCCGAGCCAGAGGAGGTGGAGGTGCAGATCCGGCCCGAGGAGCTCGAGATCGACGTCTTCCGCGCCAGCGGCCACGGCGGCCAGCACGTCAACACCACCGACTCGGCGGTGCGTATCACCCACAAGCCGACCGGCATCGTCGTCACGTGCCAGGACGAGCGCTCCCAGCTCAAGAACCGTGAGCGTGCCATGAAGGTGCTGCGGGCCCGGCTCTACGACATGATGCTCCGGGATCAGGAGCAGCGCCTGGCGCGGGAGCGGCGCTCCCAGGTCGGCACGGGGGAGCGCAGCGAGCGCATCCGCACCTACAACTTCCCGCAAAACCGCGTGACCGACCACCGCATCGGGCTCACGGTGCACCGCCTGGATGCGGTGCTGCAAGAGGGCGACCTGGACGAGTTCATCGACGCCCTCATCCTCGACGAGCAGTCGCAGCGCCTGGCCGCCATGCAGGTATGA